One genomic segment of Lysobacter sp. 5GHs7-4 includes these proteins:
- a CDS encoding hybrid sensor histidine kinase/response regulator has protein sequence MIPRRRQLHTVLWIALILAGALLAILLAGRYAYPRALQAQADEARAVLIPRAQALEQHIDRYRIMPAVLSLDPQLKATLLNPQDQVQRQRANERLVQLNFANRTSTLTLIDRDGIGIAASNWTLPSSNVGHSYAFRPYFQQAMAHGSGEFYAIGVTTQRPGHFIARAIRDAQGRAIGAVAVKVVLDDIQSDWSERGDLILLSDANGIVFLTGRAQWRYRVLAPLTPAQLTQLQRTQQYRGQPLRPVAIAQQRALGADARVVRVRAPGDGRDLVWQSLPLAREGWTLHLLRDTRASVRAAWTARAMAAGAWLLLVSLALLLWQRHRIARLRLRSRLELEQMVEQHAQALRTAQDGVVQAAHRASIGEDQSLEHLPQGVSVVDAQLRLVAWNRRYAELFRYPPELLQVGRPIEDLIRHNARRGLLGGDPEDAIQRRLDHLQRAQPYLHERERPDGTVIEIRGNPMPGGGFVTSYADITAYRQAARDLRTLADSLERRIEERTGDLREAKGEAERANRSKTRFVAAAVHDLLQPLNAARMYLSSLRRRVDGESGELVEHIDAALSAQDDILASLLDIARLESGALQVRRQALPLSRLFAAIEGPFRILAQARGLRLHVIASRAVVDSDEVLLRRIVQNFVSNALQFTPRGGRIVLGARRTADGVRVEVWDSGAGIPEHKLEAIFEEFQRLDSGTEAPARGAGLGLAIVRRIAALLEHPVRVRSWPGRGSVFVIDLPYGDAAAVAAASVRTAPAPDSSLEGRRVWVIDDDAASRDAAARLLADWGCAVTASHSAADAETQARIAPMPELLLLDYRLGEDSGIDLAPRLQRAWQAVPPVILMSGDADPQLRARAEELGWNFLPKPLRPAALRAVMMRLLG, from the coding sequence GTGATCCCGCGCCGCCGCCAACTGCACACCGTGCTGTGGATCGCCCTGATCCTGGCCGGCGCGCTGCTGGCCATACTGCTGGCCGGCCGCTACGCCTACCCGCGCGCGCTGCAGGCCCAGGCCGACGAGGCGCGCGCGGTGCTGATACCGCGCGCGCAGGCGCTGGAGCAGCACATCGACCGCTACCGGATCATGCCGGCGGTGCTGTCGCTGGATCCGCAGCTCAAGGCGACCTTGCTGAACCCGCAGGACCAGGTCCAACGCCAGCGCGCCAACGAGCGCCTGGTGCAGCTCAACTTCGCCAACCGCACCAGCACGCTGACCCTGATCGATCGCGACGGCATCGGCATCGCCGCCAGCAACTGGACCCTGCCCAGCAGCAACGTCGGCCATTCCTACGCCTTCCGTCCCTACTTTCAGCAGGCGATGGCGCACGGCAGCGGCGAGTTCTACGCCATCGGCGTCACCACCCAGCGGCCGGGCCACTTCATCGCGCGCGCGATCCGCGACGCCCAGGGCCGCGCGATCGGCGCGGTCGCGGTGAAAGTGGTGCTGGACGACATCCAATCCGATTGGAGCGAGCGCGGCGACCTGATCCTGCTCAGCGACGCCAACGGCATCGTGTTCCTGACCGGGCGCGCGCAGTGGCGCTATCGCGTGCTGGCGCCGCTGACGCCGGCGCAGCTGACGCAGTTGCAGCGCACCCAGCAGTACCGCGGCCAGCCCTTGCGGCCGGTCGCGATCGCGCAGCAGCGCGCGCTGGGCGCCGACGCGCGCGTGGTGCGCGTGCGCGCACCGGGCGACGGCCGCGACCTGGTCTGGCAGTCGCTGCCGCTGGCGCGCGAAGGCTGGACCCTGCACCTGCTGCGCGACACTCGCGCCAGCGTGCGCGCGGCCTGGACCGCGCGCGCGATGGCCGCCGGCGCTTGGCTGCTGCTGGTGTCGCTGGCCCTGCTGCTGTGGCAGCGCCACCGCATCGCGCGCCTGCGCCTGCGCAGCCGGCTGGAACTGGAACAGATGGTCGAACAGCACGCGCAGGCGCTGCGTACCGCGCAGGACGGCGTGGTGCAGGCCGCGCACCGCGCCAGCATCGGCGAGGACCAGAGCCTGGAGCATTTGCCGCAAGGCGTGAGCGTGGTCGATGCGCAGTTGCGCCTGGTGGCCTGGAACCGGCGCTACGCCGAACTATTCCGCTATCCGCCGGAGCTGCTGCAGGTCGGGCGCCCGATCGAGGACCTGATCCGTCACAACGCGCGCCGCGGCCTGCTAGGCGGCGATCCGGAGGACGCGATCCAGCGCCGCCTGGACCATCTGCAACGCGCCCAGCCTTATCTGCACGAGCGCGAGCGCCCCGACGGCACCGTGATCGAAATCCGTGGCAACCCCATGCCCGGCGGCGGCTTCGTCACCAGCTACGCCGACATCACCGCCTACCGTCAGGCCGCGCGCGACCTGCGCACGCTGGCCGACAGCCTGGAACGCCGCATCGAGGAGCGCACCGGCGATCTGCGCGAGGCCAAGGGCGAGGCCGAGCGCGCCAACCGCTCCAAGACCCGCTTCGTCGCCGCCGCCGTGCACGATCTGCTGCAACCGCTCAACGCCGCGCGCATGTATCTGTCCTCGCTGCGCCGGCGCGTGGACGGCGAGAGCGGCGAACTGGTCGAGCACATCGACGCCGCACTGTCGGCGCAGGACGACATCCTGGCCAGCCTGCTGGATATCGCGCGGCTGGAATCCGGCGCGCTGCAGGTGCGGCGCCAGGCCCTGCCCTTGTCGCGCCTGTTCGCGGCCATCGAAGGCCCGTTCCGCATCCTCGCGCAGGCGCGCGGACTGCGCCTGCACGTGATCGCCAGCCGCGCGGTCGTCGACAGCGACGAAGTGCTGCTGCGGCGGATCGTGCAGAACTTCGTGTCCAACGCGCTGCAATTCACGCCGCGCGGCGGCCGTATCGTGCTGGGCGCACGACGCACCGCCGACGGCGTGCGCGTGGAAGTCTGGGACAGCGGCGCCGGCATCCCCGAGCACAAGCTGGAAGCGATCTTCGAGGAGTTCCAGCGCCTGGACAGCGGCACCGAGGCGCCCGCGCGCGGCGCCGGCCTGGGCCTGGCGATCGTGCGCCGCATCGCCGCGCTATTGGAGCATCCGGTGCGCGTGCGTTCCTGGCCGGGGCGCGGCAGCGTGTTCGTCATCGACCTGCCTTACGGCGATGCGGCCGCGGTGGCGGCAGCGTCGGTGCGCACCGCGCCCGCGCCGGACTCGTCGCTGGAGGGGCGCCGGGTCTGGGTGATCGACGACGACGCGGCCTCGCGCGATGCGGCGGCGCGCTTGCTGGCCGACTGGGGCTGCGCGGTGACCGCATCGCACTCGGCCGCCGACGCGGAAACGCAGGCGCGGATCGCGCCGATGCCCGAGCTGCTGTTGCTGGACTACCGGTTGGGCGAGGACAGCGGCATCGATCTAGCGCCGCGCCTGCAGCGCGCGTGGCAGGCCGTGCCGCCGGTGATTCTGATGTCCGGCGATGCGGATCCGCAGCTGCGCGCGCGTGCGGAGGAGCTGGGGTGGAATTTTCTGCCCAAACCTCTGCGGCCGGCGGCGTTGCGGGCGGTGATGATGCGGCTGTTGGGGTAG
- a CDS encoding aminotransferase class I/II-fold pyridoxal phosphate-dependent enzyme, protein MPQLARRIGRAKPSAIMQVAEKAKRLKSEGRDIISFSIGVPNFLPGDHVYAAVREALSKDSGQYGSNRGADALLDAFLEHIGKIGLSGYGRVNVATGIGAKHVIYNLAEALLDEGDTIVFPTPYWTSYLDIAEIVNAKIDLLPCPAEQDYKLTPAQLDAALAKKPKVFLFNNPSNPTGMVYGKDEIDALADVLVKYPDTWIITDDIYNRMVFDGLGYHNFVHARPELRDRVIFLDSLSKTYGMPGWRVGFMAGPESVAQALATMNSNHITNIPEMVTAAAVAALTGPQDVPNMKCVEFQGKRDQVMAVMNAIPGVICPRPQGAFYVFPDISVAFGKTHAPSGLKIGNDMDFCNALLETKGVACVPGSAFGEPRALRISYTCPTPQLAPGLQRFQEFFAELV, encoded by the coding sequence ATGCCCCAGCTTGCCCGGCGCATCGGTCGCGCCAAGCCCAGCGCGATCATGCAAGTCGCCGAAAAGGCCAAGCGGCTCAAGTCCGAAGGCCGCGACATCATCAGCTTCTCCATCGGCGTCCCCAACTTCCTGCCCGGCGACCACGTCTACGCCGCCGTGCGCGAGGCGCTGAGCAAGGACAGCGGCCAATACGGCAGCAACCGCGGCGCCGACGCGCTGCTGGACGCGTTCCTGGAGCACATCGGCAAGATCGGCCTGAGCGGCTACGGCCGCGTCAACGTGGCTACCGGCATCGGCGCCAAGCACGTGATCTACAACCTCGCCGAGGCGCTGCTGGACGAAGGCGACACCATCGTCTTCCCGACCCCGTACTGGACCAGCTATCTCGACATCGCCGAGATCGTCAACGCCAAGATCGACCTGCTGCCGTGCCCGGCCGAGCAGGACTACAAGCTCACCCCGGCGCAGCTCGACGCGGCACTGGCGAAAAAGCCCAAGGTGTTCCTGTTCAACAATCCGTCCAACCCGACCGGCATGGTCTACGGCAAGGACGAGATCGACGCGCTGGCGGACGTGCTGGTGAAGTATCCGGACACCTGGATCATCACCGACGACATCTACAACCGCATGGTGTTCGACGGCCTGGGCTATCACAACTTCGTGCACGCGCGCCCCGAGCTGCGCGACCGGGTGATCTTCCTGGACTCGCTGTCCAAGACCTACGGCATGCCCGGTTGGCGCGTGGGCTTCATGGCCGGTCCGGAATCCGTCGCGCAGGCGCTGGCGACGATGAATTCCAACCACATCACCAACATTCCGGAAATGGTCACCGCCGCTGCGGTCGCCGCGCTGACCGGCCCGCAAGACGTGCCGAACATGAAGTGCGTCGAGTTCCAGGGCAAGCGCGACCAGGTCATGGCGGTGATGAACGCGATCCCGGGCGTGATCTGCCCGCGTCCGCAGGGCGCGTTCTACGTGTTCCCGGACATCAGCGTCGCGTTCGGCAAGACCCATGCGCCCAGCGGCCTGAAGATCGGCAACGACATGGATTTCTGCAACGCGTTGCTGGAAACCAAGGGCGTGGCCTGCGTGCCGGGCTCGGCGTTCGGCGAACCGCGTGCGCTGCGCATCAGCTACACCTGTCCGACGCCGCAGCTGGCGCCGGGCCTGCAGCGCTTCCAGGAGTTCTTCGCCGAACTCGTCTGA
- a CDS encoding MFS transporter: MSAIRPADQALPQAAPMSAGQRLKSIFSGSIGNLVEYYDWYVYTAFSLYFAKTFFPAGDDLLQTLNTAAIFAVGFLMRPLGGWVFGRYADRHGRKAALMLSVLMMCAGSLIITFTPGYATIGVAAPVLLVLARLLQGLSVGGEYGSSATYLSEMAARENRGFWSSFLYVTLIMGQLLALLVLIVLQQFVLDEGQLKDWGWRIPFGIGALAAVIALYLRRNMQETESFTKRQANAAAKPREGSLRTLMQHPRAVLTVVGLTMGGTLAFYTYTTYMLKYLTLSAGFDKETASLINAASLFVYMLMQPLIGALSDRIGRRPLLIAFGVLGTVLTVPVMHLIQDAQSPLQAFWLIMILLSAVSGYTAINAVVKAELFPVEVRALGVGLPYALTVALFGGTAELIAIRFKQMGIESGFFWYVSACIACSLLVYVLMPDTRKTSHIDRD; this comes from the coding sequence TTGAGCGCCATCCGCCCCGCCGACCAAGCCCTCCCCCAGGCCGCGCCGATGAGCGCGGGGCAGCGTTTGAAGTCGATCTTCAGCGGCTCGATCGGCAACCTGGTCGAGTACTACGACTGGTACGTCTACACCGCCTTCTCGCTGTACTTCGCCAAGACCTTCTTCCCCGCCGGCGACGACCTGCTGCAGACGCTCAATACCGCCGCGATCTTCGCGGTCGGCTTCCTGATGCGTCCACTGGGCGGCTGGGTATTCGGACGCTACGCCGACCGCCACGGGCGCAAGGCGGCGTTGATGCTGTCGGTGCTGATGATGTGCGCCGGCTCGCTGATCATCACCTTCACCCCGGGCTACGCCACCATCGGCGTGGCCGCGCCGGTGCTGCTGGTGCTGGCGCGCCTGTTGCAGGGCCTGAGCGTGGGCGGCGAATACGGCAGCTCGGCGACCTACCTGAGCGAGATGGCCGCGCGCGAGAACCGCGGCTTCTGGTCCAGCTTCCTGTACGTGACCCTGATCATGGGCCAGCTGCTGGCCCTGCTGGTGTTGATCGTGCTGCAGCAGTTCGTGCTGGACGAGGGCCAGCTCAAGGACTGGGGCTGGCGCATTCCGTTCGGCATCGGCGCCCTGGCCGCGGTGATCGCGCTGTACCTGCGCCGCAACATGCAGGAGACCGAATCGTTCACCAAGCGCCAGGCCAACGCCGCCGCAAAGCCGCGCGAAGGCTCGCTGCGCACCCTGATGCAGCACCCGCGCGCGGTGCTGACCGTGGTCGGCCTGACCATGGGCGGCACGCTGGCCTTCTACACCTACACCACCTACATGCTGAAGTACCTCACGCTCAGCGCCGGTTTCGACAAGGAAACCGCGTCGCTGATCAACGCCGCCAGCCTGTTCGTGTACATGCTGATGCAGCCGCTGATCGGCGCGCTGTCCGACCGCATCGGCCGGCGCCCGCTGCTGATCGCCTTCGGCGTGCTGGGCACCGTGCTGACGGTGCCGGTGATGCACCTGATCCAGGACGCGCAATCGCCGCTGCAGGCGTTCTGGCTGATCATGATCCTGCTCAGCGCGGTCAGCGGCTACACCGCGATCAACGCGGTGGTGAAGGCCGAACTGTTCCCGGTCGAAGTGCGCGCACTCGGCGTGGGCCTGCCCTACGCGCTGACCGTGGCCCTGTTCGGCGGCACCGCCGAGCTGATCGCGATCCGCTTCAAGCAGATGGGCATCGAAAGCGGCTTCTTCTGGTACGTCAGCGCCTGCATCGCCTGCTCGCTGCTGGTCTACGTGCTGATGCCCGATACCCGCAAGACCTCGCACATCGACCGCGACTGA
- a CDS encoding porin, which produces MPRRACLLALALTATAAHAGDDWPTKFSLADGTEVSGTLNYAWDLNDFSGDDGYGTAATALEDAHTNRRKEFGIVVKKKDVYDFTAVMDFQSKLWLDVALRVETRALFDRDYGRIRVGYFKTPVSMESTAASRASSMLEASAASQAVYEGRRTGVEWSLERPRYGLSAAYFFGQDLQGDNPGTTAAARAIWTPVRRADAVVHLAVSGSVENAHGHRDGRGLWSGPSARFRARPEAGLTAVRLVDSGNLGGVDRIERGGLEALWIAGPRSLQAEYLHATAQREDGLGDYRADGYYVTGSWVLTGETRPYAAGNVGNVKPAHRYGAVETLLRYGELDLDRADGASGGHQHDLTLGLNWYLSTHFKFQANYVRASAQRGALSADPRVLELRAQVNF; this is translated from the coding sequence ATGCCCCGTCGCGCCTGCCTGCTCGCCCTCGCCTTGACCGCCACCGCCGCGCACGCCGGCGACGACTGGCCGACCAAGTTCAGCCTCGCCGACGGCACCGAAGTGTCGGGCACGCTCAACTACGCCTGGGACCTCAACGATTTTTCCGGCGACGACGGCTACGGCACCGCCGCGACCGCGCTGGAAGATGCGCATACGAACCGGCGCAAGGAGTTCGGCATCGTGGTCAAGAAGAAGGACGTCTACGACTTCACCGCGGTCATGGATTTCCAGTCCAAGCTCTGGCTGGACGTGGCGCTGCGCGTGGAAACGCGCGCGCTGTTCGACCGCGACTACGGCCGGATCCGCGTCGGCTACTTCAAGACGCCGGTGAGCATGGAGAGCACCGCCGCCTCGCGCGCGTCCAGCATGCTGGAAGCCTCGGCGGCGTCGCAGGCGGTCTACGAAGGCCGCCGCACCGGCGTGGAATGGTCGCTGGAGCGGCCGCGCTACGGCCTCAGTGCAGCCTACTTCTTCGGCCAGGATCTGCAGGGCGACAACCCGGGCACCACCGCGGCCGCGCGCGCGATCTGGACGCCGGTCAGGCGGGCCGACGCCGTGGTGCACCTGGCCGTGTCGGGCTCGGTCGAGAATGCGCATGGGCATCGCGACGGGCGCGGCCTCTGGTCCGGCCCCAGCGCGCGCTTCCGCGCGCGGCCGGAAGCCGGACTGACCGCGGTGCGGCTGGTCGACAGCGGCAATCTAGGCGGCGTCGACCGCATCGAGCGCGGCGGCCTGGAAGCGCTGTGGATCGCCGGCCCGCGCTCGCTGCAGGCCGAATACCTGCACGCGACCGCGCAACGCGAGGACGGCCTGGGCGACTACCGCGCCGACGGCTACTACGTCACCGGCAGCTGGGTGCTGACCGGCGAAACGCGTCCCTACGCCGCCGGCAACGTCGGCAACGTCAAACCCGCGCACCGCTACGGCGCGGTCGAAACGCTGCTGCGCTACGGCGAACTGGACCTCGACCGAGCGGACGGTGCCAGCGGCGGCCACCAGCACGATCTCACCCTGGGACTGAACTGGTACTTGAGCACCCACTTCAAGTTCCAGGCCAACTACGTGCGCGCCAGCGCGCAGCGCGGCGCGCTCAGCGCCGACCCGCGCGTGCTGGAGTTGCGCGCGCAGGTCAATTTTTGA
- a CDS encoding malate dehydrogenase produces MKNPVRVAVTGAAGQIGYSLLFRIASGEMLGKDQPVILQLLELPLDKAQAALKGVMMELEDCAFPLLAGMVGTDDAEVAFKDADIALLVGARPRGPGMERKDLLLENAKIFTAQGAALNKVASRNVKVLVVGNPANTNAYIAMKSAPDLPAKNFTAMLRLDHNRALSQLAAKAGVAVGEIENLIVWGNHSPTMYPDYRFATVNGQSLKDKIGDAEWNANTFIPQVGKRGAAIIEARGLSSAASAANAAIDHIRDWVLGSNGKWVTMGVPSDGSYGIPETVMYGVPVITANGEYTRVEGLEVDAFSRAAMDKTLAELEEERAGVAHLLG; encoded by the coding sequence ATGAAGAACCCCGTCCGCGTTGCCGTCACCGGTGCTGCCGGCCAGATCGGCTACTCGCTGCTGTTCCGCATCGCTTCCGGCGAAATGCTGGGCAAGGACCAGCCCGTGATCCTGCAGCTGCTGGAGCTGCCGCTGGACAAGGCCCAGGCCGCGCTGAAGGGCGTGATGATGGAGCTGGAGGACTGCGCGTTCCCGCTGCTGGCCGGCATGGTCGGCACCGACGACGCCGAGGTCGCGTTCAAGGACGCCGACATCGCCCTGCTGGTCGGCGCGCGTCCGCGCGGCCCGGGCATGGAGCGCAAGGACCTGCTGCTGGAGAACGCCAAGATCTTCACCGCCCAAGGCGCGGCGCTGAACAAGGTCGCCTCGCGCAACGTCAAGGTGCTGGTGGTCGGCAACCCGGCCAACACCAACGCCTACATCGCCATGAAGTCGGCGCCGGACCTGCCGGCCAAGAACTTCACCGCCATGCTGCGCCTGGACCACAACCGCGCGCTCAGCCAGCTCGCCGCCAAGGCCGGCGTGGCCGTGGGCGAGATCGAGAACCTGATCGTGTGGGGCAACCACAGCCCGACCATGTACCCGGACTACCGCTTCGCCACCGTCAACGGCCAGTCGCTGAAGGACAAGATCGGCGACGCCGAGTGGAACGCCAACACCTTCATCCCGCAGGTCGGCAAGCGCGGCGCGGCGATCATCGAGGCGCGCGGCCTGTCCTCGGCGGCTTCGGCCGCCAATGCCGCCATCGACCACATCCGCGACTGGGTGCTGGGCAGCAACGGCAAGTGGGTGACCATGGGCGTGCCGTCGGACGGCAGCTACGGCATCCCGGAGACCGTGATGTACGGCGTGCCGGTGATCACCGCCAACGGCGAGTACACCCGCGTGGAAGGCCTGGAAGTGGACGCGTTCAGCCGCGCCGCGATGGACAAGACCCTGGCCGAGCTGGAAGAAGAGCGCGCCGGCGTCGCCCATCTGCTGGGTTGA
- a CDS encoding response regulator transcription factor, producing the protein MDPSLRLLIADDHPMFRAALRHALGAIAPDAQIGEVASRSALEAAVADGTPYDLAMLDLNMPGAMGFSSLVYLRGERPELPVLIVSSDEHPRTIRRAQQFGAAGFVPKSAPAESLGEAVTAVLAGGLWFPPQQAERNEADAQLAQRLAQLTPQQLRVLMRMADGLLNKQIAHELSLAENTVKIHVTAVLRKLGCHSRTQAAVLVKALALEAGEGGEES; encoded by the coding sequence ATGGACCCCAGCCTGCGCCTGCTGATCGCCGACGACCACCCGATGTTCCGGGCGGCGCTGCGGCACGCCTTGGGCGCGATCGCGCCCGACGCGCAGATCGGCGAGGTCGCCAGCCGCAGCGCGCTGGAGGCCGCGGTCGCCGACGGCACGCCTTACGACCTGGCGATGCTGGACCTGAACATGCCCGGTGCGATGGGATTTTCGTCGCTGGTCTACCTGCGCGGCGAGCGTCCGGAACTGCCGGTGCTGATCGTCTCGTCCGACGAGCACCCGCGCACCATCCGGCGTGCGCAGCAGTTCGGTGCGGCCGGTTTCGTGCCCAAGTCGGCGCCGGCCGAAAGCCTGGGCGAAGCGGTGACCGCGGTGCTCGCCGGCGGCTTGTGGTTTCCGCCGCAGCAGGCCGAGCGCAACGAGGCCGACGCGCAGCTGGCGCAGCGCCTGGCCCAGCTCACGCCGCAGCAACTGCGCGTGCTGATGCGCATGGCCGACGGCCTGCTCAACAAGCAGATCGCGCACGAGCTGTCGCTGGCGGAAAACACGGTCAAGATCCACGTCACCGCGGTGCTGCGCAAACTCGGCTGCCACTCGCGCACGCAGGCGGCGGTGCTGGTGAAGGCGCTGGCGTTGGAGGCGGGCGAGGGTGGGGAGGAGTCTTAG
- a CDS encoding dicarboxylate/amino acid:cation symporter: MKSSGSRFYLWVLGAIVLGGTLGHFFPDFGVKLKPLGDGFINLIKMLIAPIIFLTVVLGIAGVADVKKVGRVGAKAILYFEVVSTFALVIGLVVVNTLKPGAGFNANVADLDPKKVAEAVGYAHKAEQQSTVDFLLHIIPRTFTDAFTGEGSLLQVLLLAVLFGFALLHMGKAGEKVMDLFETLSKAFFGIMGMVMKLAPIGAGAAMAFTIGKFGIDSLGPLLKLMGSFYLTCALFVLIVLGLIARLTGFSILRFIRYIRDELLLVLGTSSSESALVPLMRKLERLGCSKPVVGLVVPSGYSFNLDGTNIYLTMAAIFVAQALNVELTLTQELTLLAVAMLTSKGASGVTGAGFITLAATLTVVPSVPVAGLALILGIDRFMSEARALTNIIGNGVATVVVARWENELDRERLQRELANPPSAADLDADLALERAPRASETSG, translated from the coding sequence ATGAAATCCTCCGGCTCGCGTTTCTATCTCTGGGTGCTCGGCGCGATCGTGCTGGGCGGCACCCTCGGCCACTTCTTTCCGGACTTCGGCGTCAAGCTCAAGCCGCTGGGCGACGGTTTCATCAATCTGATCAAGATGCTGATCGCGCCGATCATCTTCCTGACCGTGGTGCTGGGCATCGCCGGCGTGGCCGACGTCAAGAAAGTCGGCCGCGTGGGCGCCAAGGCCATCCTGTATTTCGAAGTGGTCTCGACCTTCGCCCTGGTGATCGGCCTGGTGGTGGTCAACACGCTCAAGCCCGGCGCCGGCTTCAACGCCAACGTCGCCGACCTGGACCCGAAGAAGGTCGCCGAGGCCGTCGGCTACGCGCACAAGGCCGAGCAACAAAGCACCGTCGACTTTTTGCTGCACATCATTCCCAGAACCTTCACCGACGCCTTCACCGGCGAAGGCAGCCTGCTGCAGGTGCTGCTGCTGGCGGTGCTGTTCGGCTTCGCCCTGCTGCACATGGGCAAGGCCGGCGAGAAGGTCATGGACCTGTTCGAAACGCTGTCCAAGGCCTTCTTCGGCATCATGGGCATGGTCATGAAGCTGGCCCCGATCGGCGCCGGCGCGGCGATGGCCTTCACCATCGGCAAGTTCGGCATCGATTCGCTGGGCCCCCTGCTCAAGCTGATGGGCAGCTTCTACCTGACCTGCGCGCTGTTCGTGCTGATCGTGCTGGGCCTGATCGCGCGGCTGACCGGTTTCAGCATCCTGCGCTTCATCCGCTACATCCGCGACGAACTGCTGCTGGTGCTGGGCACCTCGTCCTCGGAGTCGGCGCTGGTGCCGCTGATGCGCAAGCTGGAACGCCTGGGCTGCTCCAAGCCGGTGGTCGGCCTGGTCGTGCCCAGCGGCTATTCCTTCAACCTCGACGGCACCAACATCTACCTGACCATGGCGGCGATCTTCGTCGCCCAGGCGCTCAACGTCGAACTCACCCTGACCCAGGAACTGACCCTGCTGGCGGTGGCGATGCTGACCTCCAAGGGCGCCTCGGGCGTGACCGGCGCCGGCTTCATCACCCTGGCCGCGACCCTGACCGTGGTGCCTTCGGTGCCGGTGGCCGGATTGGCGCTGATCCTGGGCATCGACCGCTTCATGAGCGAGGCGCGCGCGCTGACCAACATCATCGGCAACGGCGTGGCCACCGTGGTGGTCGCGCGCTGGGAAAACGAGCTCGATCGCGAGCGCCTGCAGCGCGAGCTGGCCAACCCGCCCAGCGCCGCCGATCTGGACGCCGACCTGGCGCTGGAGCGCGCGCCGCGCGCCTCGGAAACCAGCGGCTGA
- a CDS encoding glutaredoxin domain-containing protein translates to MRVVTVLWIAGALALGVVGYKTMDGDVADMLGLGPQPLHPDDPRQTTGETKIVMLAAEWCGYCRKQQKDFEQAKVRYRVLDVDTPEGERAARALGSRGVPVTVVGQAVIHGYQTDALKEKLTPLGYSIY, encoded by the coding sequence ATGCGCGTAGTCACCGTACTGTGGATCGCCGGAGCGCTCGCGTTGGGCGTGGTCGGCTACAAGACCATGGACGGCGACGTCGCCGACATGCTGGGCCTGGGCCCGCAGCCGCTGCATCCGGACGATCCGCGCCAGACCACCGGCGAGACCAAGATCGTGATGCTGGCGGCGGAATGGTGCGGCTACTGCCGCAAGCAGCAGAAGGACTTCGAGCAGGCGAAGGTGCGTTATCGCGTGCTCGACGTCGACACCCCGGAAGGCGAGCGCGCGGCGCGCGCGCTCGGCTCGCGCGGCGTACCGGTGACCGTGGTCGGCCAGGCCGTGATCCACGGTTACCAGACCGATGCGCTCAAGGAAAAACTGACCCCGTTGGGTTACTCGATCTACTGA